In Nostoc piscinale CENA21, the genomic stretch CCCAAACGCCCGTCCATTGAATTTATTGATGTTCCCCAAAATTTTTGGGCTTACAAAGCTTTACAAATTGCCGCCAGTGGTGGTTTTGTGAGTGGATTTAGCGATCGCACTTTCCGCCCCGATCAAAATGTCCAAAGGTTACAGGTGATTGTTTCCCTCGTGAATGGTCTGGGTTTACCCGCCGCCCAAAGTAATTTATTACTTCCTTACACTGACAGTAATACTATTCCTGACTATGCCCAAAAAGCGGTGGCAACTGCTACACAACAACGCATTGTTGTCAACTATCCCAAGCCTAATTTACTCGCCCCCACCCGCGAAGCCACAAGGGCGGAGGTTGCTGCAATGGTTTATCAAGCCTTAGTAGCTATTAACCGCACCGCAAATCTTAATTCGCCCTATATTGTTTCGACAGCCAAGGGTTGACCAAGTAAAATGAAAAACATTGCTGATTAACTTGGAAACCTTGGTGACCAACCCTATAGCTAAAAACACACTAGGCTATAGGCGATGGGTCGAAAATTTACACCTATTGCCTCAAGCCAATAGTCCCATGTTTACCAAAACGCCAGAAACAGCTGCTGAATTAGCAGCCGCCCTCCTAATTCACTACAGTTTTGACCTCAGTGGCTATAGTGCTACTGAGTTAGTTTACCGTTGGCAAAATCAATATCCCCTTGATTGGCTGCATTTAGCAGTGATTGAAGCTTTGTATCAAGGTCGTTATAAAGCGATTTCTGTCCAGCAAATCCTGGCTTTTTGGCAACGAAGGCAACAGGCAATTTATCATTTCAACATGGAATTTGAACGCCTAATTTGCAGTAAATTCCCGGAAATCTTAACTGCCCTAAACACGCCAGCATTACCACCTGCTCAAGAGGATAGTAGCTCAGAAAATGTAGCGAATGTTGCCAATTTGGCAATAAATCATTCTGCATACTCGTCTGAAGCGGAATTTGAACCCAGCTACACACAAACACAAACAGCCTCTAACCGTAGCGAAAGTGAACGTGTCAAACACATTTTGGCATCATCAACTTTAACTCTCCCCGCCACAGAAACTAAATCCAGGATGACTTCATCACCAGTTCTGCCCAATCATTTTTCAGTAAATTCTGACAATCAGCCCAAATTACTGCCATCTACAGTTAATCATCCTCCAATTGACCGCTTTACTCCCGAAACCAGCGATCGCTCTGAGTCATTTACCTCTAAACTTAAGGCCATTTCTAACGAAAGGCCGCAGCGTGTGTCTACTCACAGACAACTTGAACAAAGTTAGTAAAACTAATCAAATATTTTTAAGATTATTTTTCACCAGAAAATAAAATTAATATATTCTTTTTTGAATATTAAATCGGCGATCGCACTTGCAATCATAAATAAAAGTTTATGTAATTTTAAATTAGATTTATACTGATTTTTACTTGAAAATTAAGTAATCAGCTTAATTTAGCTATGGCGAAATCAGTTTTTCAATTATTTAAATTTCTGAGTTGAAATAAAAATCTTTGTAGAGACGTTGTTACAGAACGTCTCTACAAAGATTTAAAAAAATCCAGAAAATCATTTTTATCAATTCAGGCACAACAAATAATTTGGAATCTGAAATTTATTTGATTGCAGATATTTCCGCAATCAAATAAATGAATTTTTGCTGTCAAAAAAATTATGCCCAAAAAACAAACATTTTCCCTATGGTTCAAGTTACTTTTAATGTGTGGGGAAACGGTTCTATTAACCGTTCAGGAATAATTAATTCTAGTGAGCCGACATATACTATTATTCACGGCTATCAAAGCACTGCTGGTAATGCTGGGAATAACTACCAACCCGCAGATTGGGTAGTCAACATTGCCCAAACCATTCGCCAGCGCGAGTCGAATGCAAACATTATTTTGGTAGATTGGGAAGCAGGCGCAAGTTCCTTGTATTATCCAACTGCGGCTAGTAACACGCGGGATGTCGGGAATCAGTTGGCTACCTATTTAAGAAGTCGCGGTGTAGCTCCAGCTGATGTTAACCTGATTGGACATAGTTTAGGAGCGCATGTAGCGGGGTTTGCTGGTGCGGCTTATCGTGCGGCTACGGGAAGTTCCATCGGACAAATTGTGGGCTTAGATCCAGCTGGGCCGAATTTTGAAGGTGCAGCCGCAGGCGATCGCTTAGATCCCACCGATGCAACTCGCGTGACAGCTATACATACCAGTGAAACCTTGGGCTACGATGCACGACTCGCTACCCTAGACCTCTACATTAACTGGAATGACCTATTCCAACCAGGACAAATCAGTTTTGTGGGTAATCACAGCTATGCCCATACTTTGTATACACAATTACTCCAAGGCAATAGCTTTACTCAGTCAAACGATACTCTGCTGAACTTGAACACCGTACTCAATGCAGGGTTTCTGGGTGAGAACTATAACAGCACTAAAAACAATCAAGTAATTGCTGCACTCAATCTTGTTGGTACTACTGGCAATGATGTTTTGTCTGGTGGTGCAGCTAATGATACTATCCGTGGCAACGCTGGTAATGACAGAATTACAGGTGGCGACGGTAATGATTTGCTTTACGGTGATAGTGGTAATGACCGCATCAATGGCGGACGTGGTAATGATTCTATCTTCGGTGGTAGTGGAAGCGATCGCTTGTTTGGTGATGATGGCAACGATATCATCACAGGTGCAGATGCCTCAAATGGTAGAGGTTTGGGTGAAATTGACCGCTTAACAGGTAGTATAGGGAGCGATCGCTTTGTGGTTGGTGCTACCACGGGTGTCTTCTACAGCGATGGTAATACTAGCACCTCTGGTCTAAGTGACTATGCCTTAATCACTGATTTCAATGCCCTAGAAGATATCATCCAATTATCAGGCTCTAAATCTAGCTACAGCTTGGGAACCGTACCCACTGGTTTACCTACAGGGACAGCCCTATTCCTCAATGAAAGCAGCCTGGAACTAGTAGCGATTATTCAAGGTTCTACCAACTTCAGCTTGAGTGCTAACTATTTCGTCACAGTTTAAATTTCAAAAGTCCCCGATAGCCCGCTACAGGCGGGCTTTTCATTTTTAACAGTATTTTATCTAGCTTTTATAAGGTTATCTTAGCTGTCTCTTAACATCAATCGTTTACAACTCCTGAGTAGCAGACAATTCATTCACAATTCAGGAGAACACTATGAAATTTTCCAGACGTAAATTTTTCACCTTAGCCGGAACAGGAACAGCCGGTGCTGTTCTTTTATCACCATTACAAGCTTTTTACGCCCAGCGCATATTAGCGGCAGGGCCTTACGGTGCTTTACAACCAGATCCTTTAGGTGTCCTAGATTTGCCTGCTGGATTTTCTTACAGAAGATTATCAGAAACAGAGCAAACAATGACTGATGGCTACAGAGTTCCCGGTGGTCATGACGGTATGGCCGCCTTTGCTGGAGCCAATGGTAATACAATTCTCATCCGCAACCATGAACTTTCTCCAAGCTCTAGCAATGGTTTGAGCGCACCCAATAGCAGGAAGTACAACACAAGTGCTAGGGGCGGTTGCACTAAATTAGTGGTTAATTCTTCCCGTAACCTAGTAGAACATCGAGGAGTTTTGGCGGGAACCATTCGCAATTGTGCTGGTGGCCCTACGCCTTCAGGGTCTTGGTTAAGTTGTGAGGAAACCTTTGAAACCAATAACAACAAAAGGCATGGTTATGTGTTTGAAGTTCCCAGTAGCGCCAATACTTTTGTTACCCCTGTCCCACTAACAGCTATGGGGCGTTTCAACCATGAGGCTGCTGCGGTAGATCCCAACACAGGCTATATTTACATGACAGAAGACCAGCCGAATGGACTATTTTATCGCTTCATTCCCAACCAAACCAACAACCTGAGTGCTGGCGGTACGCTCTACGCCTTAAGAATTATCGGCTCATCTGGAATCAACACCGCTACAAATTTCCCTAAAAATACTCAAATAACAGTAGACTGGGTAACAATTAATACTCCTGATCCCGCTAATGATACCGTCAGAACCGAAGGTTATAACAAAGGTGCAGCCAGGTTTTCTGGTGGCGAAGGTATCTTTTATGGTAGTGGTTATGTCTACTTCACTTGTAAGAGTGGCGGTAGTAGTGGAGATGGTCAAATTTGGCGCTATTCGCCTACTAACAATACCGTTGAACTGTATATTGAACCCAACAATTCTGGCCTTTTAGATAATCCCGACAATATTATTGTTTTCCCCAACCGTGACATCTTCCTTTGTGAAGATGGAGATGGAACAGATTATATTTTGGGCATTACACCCAGTGGCAGTCTTTACAAGTTTGCCAGGAATGCTCTCAACACATCAGAGTTTGCTGGAGTTTGTTTCTCACCTGATGGGCAAACCATGTTTGTGAATATGCAGACACCAGGAATTACCTTTGCGATTTGGGGTTCCTGGTAAATTTAGCTCTTAACTAAATCCTCTTCTACCTATTACTTACTATATCCACGGCTCCTACACGTAATGCCACACGTTTGTACTGACTAGCATCATAAGGAACACCAGCGTGCATAACTTGGGAGTTATCCCAAAAAACCAAATCTCCAGGCTGCCACACATGAGCATAAACGGGTGTACATTCTAAAATCCTTTGAAATAGTTCGTGCCAAAATTTTTGCGCCAAACTCAATTCATCTTCCATTCCTACCAGTATGGATGTATCTGAACCTAGATATAAGCCTTTCTGCCCCGTGACTTTATGAGTTGAAACAATAGGATGTTTTTTCATCGGTACATCTGCCCCTAGCTTAGATGTTCTTGGTGGCAGATGATACATTGACATTTGCTCTAATTGCTGCTGATATTCAGGCTTAAGATTTTGATAAGCCTCTACCATATCAAGAAATTCCGTGGTGTGGGGTTGACCATCAATTCCTTGTGCTGGTATTTCCACACCATACAACATCACTACATACAAAGAATTCATATCTAGACCTGCTGTTCTGGGCAGATGGTCTTTGTCATGATGCCATTGCCAAGCAAATTTACCCAGAATTTCGGGAGAATTTGTTTTGGGATTTCCTAAGATACCAACACCAGGGCTTTGTAAATTTGGGTCAATATCTGGGTCTAAAGGTTTGGGTAGATACTTAAAGCCTGATTCCCCAAAAGCTTGGGTGGCAAATTTCTGCAATTGTGATGCTGTTAAATGTTGATCTCTGACGACAACTACACCATTCGCCCAAAGAGATTGTTTAAATTCTTGTATTTGTTGGTTTGTAAGTTGCGTCAGATTGCAACCTTGTAAAACTTCTGTACCTAGTCTATGATGCTGCTGAACTGTTTGCGGCATTTTCCTAGTCCTTGTTACTTGATTTCAATCTATCGGCTAAACAGTTCAAGAGAATGGATGTGTTAAAAAATATTTATTCGCTAGTTACAATTCTCAACAAACAGCATTTAGTATGTATCAGTACAAATTCTGTACGCAGCCGTGGATAAATCAACCATGCCAAATTTTCCGTTTGGCGGTCAACCAAACAGGTACCTACACCCTCTCTCTAAACCTTGATTTTTCGTCTCACTGCGTCAGTCCTCGCAACATTACTTAACTATTCTGCGTCACGAGATGAATTCTCATCTCATAGGTTTTGAAATTCAAGTAGCCCAGATTTGAATTTCCACCCAGTCTGGCAGTTTGTTGTTTTCATAAATGAGTATCTGAAAGAATAATGAGAAATATCAGTAAGTACTTCAGTACGATTTCTTTAGTTGTGCTACTGCAAAGTTTTCCGATAAATGTTCAAGCACAATCAACAGAAACACCTTCTCAGACAAGCTCAGATTCTATTCAACAGGTAATTGCCGCTAAATGGATGACCAATTCGCCAGATGGCAATTTTCATCCTGAAAGATTGCTAAATCGGGCAGAATTAGCCTCAATTATGGTGAAAGTCTTTCGGCTAGATAAACGACCATCTGTGAATCAAGAAAATGTTTTGATTGCAGATGTCCCGGCTTCTAATCGCGCATTTAACGATATTCAGATAGTCTTAAAAACAGACATCATGAAAGGCTATCGGGGGAATTTGTTTTTTCCCAACCAAAGAGTTAACAGAGCAGAAGCTTTGGCGATATTTGCCCAAGCTTACGGTGTCTTTCAATTTGATGATGATTCGGTGAATGAGATTTTAGCCTCCCATCCTGATGCTACATCAATTCCGACATGGGCGCGAAGAGCGATCGCCACCGTAGTCTCGGAAGGATTTGTCAAAACAGACAGCCAAGGCAATCTTTCCCCATTGCAACCCATGACTCGTGGAGATATGGCTTACGTACTGAGTAAATACTTGCAACGGCAACAAAAGCTACCAGACACACCAGAAGTTCCGACTGTGCCTGATAATACAGTTTCACCCTAGTGTTCAAGGTAACGTACCCATATTCGGAGAAATCACACAAAAAACAGGTATCGAGAATGCCAAACCTTGACAGCAAAAGATTCTTATCTCCTAAAGCTGTATCGAAGCAGAGTGTGTGATTACGTAAGTTCTCATTCTTAACGGGTTATGTAACAGAATTGCAACGCCCCATCATCATGGGGGCAACCCGACCGTGGGAAAATCAAAATACCAGAAGTAGAAATTAGAGAGGAAAACCCTATAATATGCATCTGAGCGAAATCACCCATCCTAATCAGTTGCACGGTTTATCTATCCGGCAACTGCAACAAATTGCTCGCCAAATTCGAGATAAACACCTGCAAACAGTAGCAGCAACAGGCGGTCATTTAGGGCCAGGTTTGGGTGTTGTAGAGTTAACTCTAGGGCTTTACCAAACATTAGATTTAGATCAAGATAAAGTTATTTGGGATGTCGGACACCAAGCTTATCCCCACAAATTGATTACAGGACGTTACAGTAACTTCCATACCCTCAGACAGAAAGACGGAGTTGCTGGTTATCTCAAACGTTGCGAAAGCAAGTTTGACCACTTTGGTGCTGGTCACGCTTCTACAAGTATCTCCGCCGCCTTGGGTATGGCATTAGCTAGAGATTTAAAAGGTGAAAAATTTAAAGCGGTTGCTGTTATTGGTGATGGTGCTTTAACTGGTGGGATGGCCTTAGAAGCCATTAACCATGCTGGACATTTGCCGAAAACTAACTTGCTGGTAGTGCTGAACGACAATGAGATGTCCATCTCTCCCAACGTCGGTGCAATTCCTCGCTACCTCAACAAAATGCGCCTGAGTCCGCCCGTCCAATTCATCAAAGATAACTTTGAGGAACAATTCAAGCAAATTCCTTTCGTGGGTGAATCTTTGTCTCCAGAGTTGGGACGCATCAAAGAAGGGATGAAGCGGTTAGCAGTTCCCAAGGTAGGGGCGGTATTTGAAGAACTGGGCTTTACCTATATGGGGCCAGTTGATGGACACAATTTAGAAGAATTGATTGCAACTTTCCAACAAGCACATCAAATACAAGGGCCAGTTTTAGTACATGTAGTCACAACCAAAGGTAAAGGCTATGAACTGGCGGAACAAGACCAAGTAGGCTACCATGCCCAAAACCCCTTTAACTTGGCAACCGGGAAGGCTATTCCTTCTAGCAAACCCAAACCCCCTGCTTATGCTAAAGTCTTTGCCCACACCTTAGTTAAACTAGCTGAACAAAACCCGAAAATCATCGGTATTACAGCCGCAATGGCCACGGGTACAGGTTTAGACAAACTGCAAGCTAAACTACCTAATCAATATATAGATGTGGGTATTGCTGAACAACATGCTGTAACTTTAGCAGCAGGTTTAGCATCTGAAGGTATGCGTCCGGTGGCGGCTATTTATTCAACCTTCTTACAACGAGCTTACGACCAAATTATTCACGATGTTTGTATTCAAAACTTGCCTGTTTTCTTCTGTTTAGACAGGGCGGGTATTGTGGGTGCTGATGGCCCCACTCACCAAGGGATGTATGATATTGCTTATTTGCGCTGCATTCCAAACATGGTGCTAATGGCTCCCAAGGATGAAGCCGAATTACAACGGATGATTGTGACTGGCATTAATCATACCAGCAGTGCGATCGCTATGCGCTTCCCCCGTGGCAATGGTTACGGTGTCCCTTTAATGGAAGAAGGTTGGGAACCTTTGGAAATTGGTAAGGGTGAAATTCTCCGCAATGGTGATGATGTGTTAATCGTTGGCTACGGTACTATGGTTTACCCCAGTATGCAAGCGGCAGAAATTCTCAGCGAACATGGTATTGAAGCCACAGTCATTAACGCCCGCTTTGTCAAGCCTTTAGATACAGAATTAATCTTACCCTTGGCTAAGAAAATTGGTCGTGTTGTCACCTTAGAAGAAGGTTGTGTGATGGGTGGCTTTGGTTCTGCTGTCGCTGAAGCGTTACTCGATGCTGATATTGTTGTCCCCATCAAGCGTATTGGTATCCCAGATGTCTTAGTGGAACACGCTACCCCAGAAGAATCTAAGGCAGAATTAGGTTTAACTAGTCGTCAAATTGCCGAAAGAGTGATGCAGGCTTATTTCCAAAAGCAAGTATCTGCTGTGGTTTAAATCTACTGTGTGATCTTCATTAATAATGTGATTTAGGTGGTCATTTACCACCTTTTTTTGTATTGTTAAATTCTTCCCTATTCCCTACTCCCTAATCTTAAATACTGCATAACGCGCTTTTCCTTGCTGCTTGGCAGCATACATTGCTGCATCGGCATTTTGCAGTAAGTTTTCTGGCCTATCGCTACCACCTTGATTGATAGTAATACCTATACTGGCTGTAGTTGAAAATAAATTGCCATTCAGAGTTAAAGGTAAGCCTAAAGTGTCTTGAATACGTTTGGCTACGTTAATAGCATCGTTAATATCTTTAATATCTTCGAGCAGCACGGCAAACTTATCACCGCTAAACCTGCCGACTGTATCACCACTGCGTAGGCATGATTCTAACCTGCGAGCGATCGCTATTAATAAATCATCACCCATCGTATGACCATAGCGATCGTTCATTTCCTCAAAGCCATCTAAATCTAAAAATAAAATTCCAAAACGGTAATCCATCCGACGTTTACTTCTTTCTACCGCTTGTTTTAATCGGTCTAAAAATAAAGCTCGATTTGGTAATGCTGTCAATCCATCATAAAACGCATTCTGAAGCAGTCGTGATTCCATCAATTTGCGTTGGGTGACTTCTTGAAGAACTAATACTGCACCAGTAATATTATTACTACTATCACGCATCGGTGCAGCATAATCGCCAATTAATATTTCTCTGCTATGTTTATTAATTAATACACAATTATCTGGTAAATATATAACTGTTCCTGTAATTATTGTTTGTGTAGCTAAATCTTCAATTGCTTCTTCTATATCTTTGTCAATTAGTTTCACCACTTCTGCTACATTTTTTCCATGAGCTTCTTTTAGCTGCCAACCTGTCAGTATTTCAGCCATTGAATTCATAAATTGAATGCAACCATCAGTATCCGTGACAACTACAGCATGTTGCATACTGTTAATAATTGCCAACATTGGTTGCTGTTTTTCCTGCATTTTCTCGTTAATAAGGAAATTTTCATCCTCAGCAACTAGGATTTTTTCTGCCAGCATATTCAGATTACCTATTTGCTAAGTTCCGATATTGTGGGAATTGTTAACTGAATCTGAAGGTGAATAATTCTATGATAATCAATATCTCGAATAATCCGATTTTATTTTTGAAATTCTTCAATGCAACATTTTAGCCTTGCCATGCCACTACGTGTATTTCAAAAATATGTCTCTACAGGATTTATCAAGTGTTAATTCTGATAAAGTTGGTATAAAAATAAAAGTGTGAATTTTAGATGCAGTGACAAGCCAACTCTTCTTGAATAGTCATCATCAAAGCAGCAAGGTTTATAGGTTTAACAAGATAACGACGTGCGCCTAAATGTATGGCTCGTTCTTGATCTGCTTTAAAAGCAAAAGCTGAAACTACAATCACAGGTATTTTAGATAAATATGGATGTTTTTGGATTTGTTCTAACAGCCAATAACCATCAATATCTGGTAATTTTAAATCTAGTAACACTAAATCGGGCTGGAATGTGTTGACAGTTGAAAATAAAGCTGTACCCTTTGACAGACTTTTGACATTAAACCCGCAGTAACCCAGATAGTCACTCAGTAACATCCGGTTTACATGATTATCTTCAATTAATAAGACTCTTTTTAATTGATTGAGATGCACTTGCTGATTAATAGTAAGTAAATTTACTGTCATTACACAACAGAATTGAAGATAGACATTCCAGATTCTAAATTGAATACAAAATATGCTGCCAGAGGAGTTATTAAGTTACTAAAAATTTATTTATGCTATTCTGCTATATCAAAAAATAGTCAATAAAAATTAATTTTTTATCTTAGTATTTACTAAATAATATCATTATGATTTATTGATTTTTTTTAACAAAAAATTAATACTTGCTTAATAAATATTTATATTTTTATTATAGAACTTGATTGTGAATTTGTTTTCACTCATGTATATGTACTTATATAAATGGCTTATTATAGTGATATATACAACAGTAAATTCACAGGGCAAATATAAAGATTGGATAAAAAAAAGGAGCAATTATGCTCCTTTAGTAATTATTTGGAATGGAAACCGGAGTCTCAACCGGAAACTTTCTTTAACTTGCGTTGTGTAGCAACGATTCCAGCTACACCCAAGATACCCAGGACTACAGAAGGTTCTGGTACAGAAGTGGAAGGAACATATCCTGGTGTTTGCCAAGTGTAAATAGCACTGTAAGATACACCGTCATCAGAAGCAGTAATACCAGATGCAGTGGACTTAAAGCTGTAAGCGTAGTAAGTCTTACCACCAGTAACTACTTTGGCGATTTCACTAGCACCGATTTCACCTTCGTATTTATTGAGCGCATCTTGCAGGCTCAGTATATCTTTCAAAGATGTCAGTTTAGAGATTTCAGGTAGTTTAGCTTTGAGAGTGTTCAGTTGAGAAATTTGATCTGGTAGGGTCGTATTTTTGAGAGCAGTCAGTCCAGCGATTTGATTAGTCAGAGACTTAGTTTTGAGAAGAGTCAGTCCAGCGATTTGATTCTTCAGTGTATCTCTTAGTGTTTTATTGGCTGGAGTATCAGGAATTTCATTCAGCGCAGTTTGTAGTAATGAAATTTCTGTGTTAATTGTGTTTACCGCTTGTGATGATGTTGTAATTTGCCCTGGAATTGCGTCCACCGCTGATTGTAGTTTGGTAATTTGTCCAGTAATAGCGTTCAGTTGTGTTTGTACTTGTGGAATCAAAGTTTCAACTTCTGAAAGGGTTGGTAGAGATTGTTGAGGAAACTTAGATTTCATTGCATCCCAAGTGTTATTAACCTGCATTGAAATCGTGGTTGCAAGTTTACTCTTGACATCCAAGTGACCCACTAATTTCAGTTCTACGCCACCATTTGTATCGAATTGGAAACCGCCAATGTTGGGATCTCCCATTCCCAAAGAAGGAAAATAGCTGGTGACTTGTAATTGAGTAGCGGCTGAAAAACCGTTCCAAACTGACTTAAATGGAGTATAATTTTCCAACAAATCACCTAACCATTGGGAACTAAAACTCTTCCAGTCCTCAGCCGTGACACTAGTGACTGTGGCACTGTATTGTCCTTTTGTTGCAGTGAAACCAACGTTAGAAGTAGGATTTTCTGTACTGTGCCAAAGTTCAACGTTAGAACTAGCATTTTTATCTGTTAAAGCTTTGATAGCAGCAGTGGTATCCCCTGTAATAAATTGACCGTCGGAACCACCTGTGTAAGTCTTAATTTCGCTGGTATTGTTGAAGGAAAAAGTTGTAGCTTGTGCTGGGTTAGAGGCGATCGCACTCACGCCAACAGCCATCGAGGCACCAATTACAAGTGTTTTCAAAGTTCTTTTCATTTACTGTCTCCGCCAGTTTTGAGGTAATTTTCTATACTTTATTTGTCTCTGGAATTGGATTAGCCTGACTACAGGCTTTGACTCTTACAGAATGCGGCTGGTCACAAAAATCACCAGCTTTTAATCATCCCTAGTAGTTCTGCACACCAATCTAGTTTAGGAAACGGGGAGACTTTATTGGGTAAAGCTGTTGTGGATTCTAAATAAAAAGATGACTAATCTTTTGTTATTGATTTCAGCAAATCTACTATATTGCTAATTTTTCTAGTGTCGTGAATATGACATTGATGTTAAAAAGACGTTTTTACCTAGCTTTTTTTAGCTGATGCTGCATTCCCAAGCAACCAGCGATCGCAATTAATCCTAGCAATACTGAAGGTTCTGGGACTCTGCGGGGGCGTGGATTTGTACTATTGAGGTTGGCCCACCTGTTGCTATAAGCAGGGATGTAACTAGATACAGGTGCATCACTTCTAGGAGTTGGAATCAAACTAGGTGTGTAGTAATGATTTGAACTGGTATGATTTTCATCACCAGTCACTTCTGCTTGGGAAGTCGTCTGTTCCGGTTCTAGTAATGAAGTGTTGCTCAAACCCCAAACTGACTGCTGTCCCCAAACACTAATCACGACGAAAGACGCAGCACACAGGCTAATTTTTACCACACTACTTGCCATGCACCTTTATTCACCACTTCTAGTCAACCATCATCGATAGATTTTAATATCTCGATGACTCTTCCGTATTTTCTCTGTAGTTTATCTTAAACAGATCCAACATTAGATATGGATTAATCAAATTCTGGCAAATTTAACATCAAGACTTGATAAATCCACTGACATCGGCACACTTAAAGAAACTTAGCAATTCTTTCCACGGCAGTTTCTAATAAAGGTGGTTCATGTACTAAGGCAAACCGGACATATCCTTCTCCAGATTTACCAAAACCAGCACCGGGAGAAGCGGCTACCCCAGTTTGTTTGACTAACTGAGTACAAAATTCTACAGAGTTATTTTGCCAAGGTGTGGGTAATTTAGCCCAGATATACATTGTGGCTTGCGGACTGGGAACTTGCCAACCAATGCGATGTAAAGCATTCACAAAAGCATCACGGCGTTGGCGGAAGGTGGCGACTGTATTTTGGACTCCGGCTTGTGGCCCGGTTAAGGCTGCGATCGCCCCATTCAAAATTCCTCTATACTGATTAAAATCAACTGCGGCTTTGATGTGACGTAAAGCTTTGATTAACTCAGCATTGCCAATGGCATAGCCAATGCGGAAGCCGCCCATATTATAAGACTTAGAAAGGGTGAAAAATTCAATCGAGACGCTTTTTTCTGGGTCAGCTTGTAGAATTGACGGTACTAAAGATGGGGACTCTACTCCCGGAATTTCCGCAAATACCAAATCTACGTAGGGGAAATCATGAACTAAAACAATATTGTGTTGTTGACAAAAAGCTACAGCTTCTTGGAAAAAAGCCAAAGGTGCGATCGCGGCTGTGGGGTTATGGGGATAGCTCAATACCATCATCTTCGACTGAGCCACAACCGCAGCCGGAATATCTGCTAATACTGGTAAAAATCCATTTTCTGCCAGTAGTGGCATAGGATAAATTTGTCCACTGGCTAAATAAACTCCGCCTGCATGGGACGGATAACCAGGGTCAAGTAATAAGGCAAAGTCGCCAGGATTTAATAAAGCTAGAGGTAAATGAGCGGTACCTTCTTGAGAACCAATTAAAGGTAACACCTCTGTTGCGGGATCAACCTTGATGCCAAATTTCTGCTGATACCAGTCAGC encodes the following:
- a CDS encoding LL-diaminopimelate aminotransferase: MTNIQFAQRLQPLQFNVFAEMDKAKAAALSVGQQLIDLSLGSSDLPTEAHVLEAIAQSLHDHSTHGYLLFNGTQAFRQAAADWYQQKFGIKVDPATEVLPLIGSQEGTAHLPLALLNPGDFALLLDPGYPSHAGGVYLASGQIYPMPLLAENGFLPVLADIPAAVVAQSKMMVLSYPHNPTAAIAPLAFFQEAVAFCQQHNIVLVHDFPYVDLVFAEIPGVESPSLVPSILQADPEKSVSIEFFTLSKSYNMGGFRIGYAIGNAELIKALRHIKAAVDFNQYRGILNGAIAALTGPQAGVQNTVATFRQRRDAFVNALHRIGWQVPSPQATMYIWAKLPTPWQNNSVEFCTQLVKQTGVAASPGAGFGKSGEGYVRFALVHEPPLLETAVERIAKFL
- a CDS encoding NF038130 family PEP-CTERM protein, with protein sequence MKRTLKTLVIGASMAVGVSAIASNPAQATTFSFNNTSEIKTYTGGSDGQFITGDTTAAIKALTDKNASSNVELWHSTENPTSNVGFTATKGQYSATVTSVTAEDWKSFSSQWLGDLLENYTPFKSVWNGFSAATQLQVTSYFPSLGMGDPNIGGFQFDTNGGVELKLVGHLDVKSKLATTISMQVNNTWDAMKSKFPQQSLPTLSEVETLIPQVQTQLNAITGQITKLQSAVDAIPGQITTSSQAVNTINTEISLLQTALNEIPDTPANKTLRDTLKNQIAGLTLLKTKSLTNQIAGLTALKNTTLPDQISQLNTLKAKLPEISKLTSLKDILSLQDALNKYEGEIGASEIAKVVTGGKTYYAYSFKSTASGITASDDGVSYSAIYTWQTPGYVPSTSVPEPSVVLGILGVAGIVATQRKLKKVSG
- a CDS encoding PEP-CTERM sorting domain-containing protein (PEP-CTERM proteins occur, often in large numbers, in the proteomes of bacteria that also encode an exosortase, a predicted intramembrane cysteine proteinase. The presence of a PEP-CTERM domain at a protein's C-terminus predicts cleavage within the sorting domain, followed by covalent anchoring to some some component of the (usually Gram-negative) cell surface. Many PEP-CTERM proteins exhibit an unusual sequence composition that includes large numbers of potential glycosylation sites. Expression of one such protein has been shown restore the ability of a bacterium to form floc, a type of biofilm.) — its product is MASSVVKISLCAASFVVISVWGQQSVWGLSNTSLLEPEQTTSQAEVTGDENHTSSNHYYTPSLIPTPRSDAPVSSYIPAYSNRWANLNSTNPRPRRVPEPSVLLGLIAIAGCLGMQHQLKKAR